The following coding sequences are from one Sciurus carolinensis chromosome 11, mSciCar1.2, whole genome shotgun sequence window:
- the Bsx gene encoding brain-specific homeobox protein homolog, whose protein sequence is MNLNFTSPLHPASSQRPTSFFIEDILLHKPKPLREVAPDHFASSLASRVPLLDYGYPLMPTPTLLAPHAHHPLHKGDHHHPYFLTTSGVPVPALFPHPQHAELPGKHCRRRKARTVFSDSQLSGLEKRFEIQRYLSTPERVELATALSLSETQVKTWFQNRRMKHKKQLRKSQDEPKAPDGPESPEGSPRGSEVAAAEARLSLPAGPFGLTEPEDEVDIGDEGELSSGPQVL, encoded by the exons ATGAATCTCAACTTCACCTCCCCTCTACACCCTGCGTCTTCTCAGAGGCCCACATCCTTCTTCATCGAGGACATCCTGCTGCACAAGCCCAAGCCGCTGAGGGAAGTGGCCCCCGACCATTTCGCCAGCTCTTTGGCTTCTCGGGTGCCTCTACTAGACTATGGCTACCCCCTTATGCCCACACCCACCCTCCTGGCTCCTCATGCCCATCACCCTCTGCATAAGGGAGACCACCACCATCCTTATTTCCTTACCACCTCCG GGGTGCCGGTCCCGGCGCTGTTCCCGCACCCCCAGCACGCGGAGCTGCCTGGAAAACACTGCCGCCGCCGCAAAGCTCGTACAGTTTTTTCCGACTCGCAGCTCTCGGGTTTGGAGAAGAGGTTCGAGATCCAGCGCTACCTGTCCACGCCAGAGCGGGTGGAACTGGCCACTGCACTCAGCCTGTCGGAAACGCAG GTAAAAACGTGGTTTCAGAATCGGCGGATGAAGCATAAAAAGCAGCTGAGGAAAAGTCAAGATGAGCCCAAAGCGCCAGACGGGCCTGAGAGCCCTGAAGGCAGTCCCCGTGGTTCAGAGGTTGCCGCCGCCGAGGCTCGGCTGAGCCTACCCGCGGGCCCCTTCGGGCTGACCGAACCAGAGGACGAGGTGGACATTGGGGACGAGGGGGAGCTCAGTTCAGGGCCGCAAGTGCTCTGA